The Mucilaginibacter terrae region CGACCTATGTTTTCATAAAGTAATTAATATCATCGGACTGATATATGTTATTCCACTTTTTAATGCACTTCTGAGGTGCTTCCTGAAATACAGACCATGAGATGTCGATTGTCAACTAGGTTGCTCAATCTTTAAGAATAAAAATAAAATCTCCGCCTTGATCGTTGGTGCCGCTTATGGTACCGTATTGGGGTATTTGATGCTTGGGACTGTTGTAGATGACCTGTTCACGCATATTAGAGAACAGCTTTGTTGCGGTTAGGTATTTTTCTTTGTTTGATTCAAGTTGCTGAAGAAGAAACTTCACGAAAACGCTGTTATCCGGTACAGTTTCTAATGTGCCGCTGGTAATTGCGCGCATGCTGGGAAGGCGGTAGAGGTCTTGTATAGGTAACGGTGCAGCATTGATACCACTTCGCGTCTTGAAAATGCTACCTGAAAAACAGGCATCAGAAATGAGAAGAATATGTTTACTTTTCATGGCAATAATCGATTCCCTTATGTCTCCGTTACTGACCCATGTGGAGCGCTTATCTTTCTTTGCATCTGCTAGAAACCAATAACCTTGTTGCCTTGCGTTATCCCAACTACCATGTCCAGCATAAAATATCAACAGATTGTCTTGCGGTTGGAGGGCATGGGATAGGCTATCTAATACGTCGAACACTTGTTCACGGGTTGGATCTTTTAGCAATCTGATATCACCTGCTGCAAATTTGTAAGAGCTTTGCAGAAGCTTGGCGAAAGCAGCAGCATTTTTGTTTGGATAATCTAGCGTTTCAACCTCCTTGTCCTTATAATTTTGTACGCCGATAATCAATGCAACGTATCTTATCTGAGGCGTTGCACTGGCCGCCTTTTCTGTATTAGCTTCTTCTGCAATCTGTAAATTACTTTCGCGATGAACTACGAATTTTAGCTCCTTACGATTCATTCTACCGTCAACAGAACTTACGGTTATTGGGTTATCTCCGAAAACAAGCGGTACATTTATCGTAAATTTTCCACTGCTCACCCTTGCCTCTTTGCCATTGGTGTATACAGCATAGATACCGCTACTATCGGCAGTAGTGCCGCTAATTGTAATGGAAGCTTTGTCATATCGAAAAGTGCCGCCTTCCTTGACACTTGGGGTTGATATACAAATCTCCGGCGGTTGCGAATCCAGCTGATTATCATTGCTTTTTGCAAATGTATTGTTCTGCATATACGACAATTTTTCAGGGGTTTTACCAAATCTGCCGGTATTCGGTTTAAGCTTATAATACAAATTGAGGTTGGCCTGCGCTGATTCAGACAATATATCGAGGTCTGAAGCTCTCTTTAGAAAAGGGTATGATTGATCCAATAAGTGATCTGTTTGTGCTAAGATATCCGCGATCCGCTTTTTATCGGTAACATTGATTCCGGTATTGTAAATCTTTATTGCCTTCTCTAAATAAAAACCACCTAGGCCAGCTGCAATATCAGCATCGTTGGAATTTATTTGAAAAGCTTTACGAAAGGCTTGCTCCTGCTTTACAAGATATCCGTTTTTTTCTTCGATCAACCGCGACTGCTCGTTTCGGGGTGCATATTGGTAACGATGATTAATATTTTCAATAAGAATGTCGTAAGCCCTTCCTAAATAATATGGCAACCATTCTCCGCCGGGGTTCGTTTTTGCTACCGTATTGATTTGTTGAATAAATGACGGTATGAGATTAAGTTTATAGTGATTCAGAAACTGTCTTCCCAATAATTCTTTTGAGTTTGGAATTTGATGAATTCCCTTATTTAGTATCTCAATAGCTGCTGTCGTATCTTTAGCTATCAGACAAAGAGCAGAAAACTGAATATAGATGTCATCTGTCTTTTTTATATCACTATTTAGAATCTTTGAGTATTTTTCTCTCGCAATCGGAGTAAATGCATGATCCTGTATCGCAGCATTATATGCTGTTCCGGCTGAGATAAGGACTAAATCAGTATCTGTTGGATCAAGCATTCTTGCATTTTCATATGCGGCGTAAGCGCTTTTATAATTTGACTTTGCGCCATAGCTGTTGCCTATTGCTCCATATGCGCTTTTGAGGATACTTTTTGCCACCCCATATAAATAATGTTCATAGGTATTTGCCTTGGGAACCGTCAATGTATTTAAGATAGCCAGTGCAGAGTCAGCAAGAGGTTGTGATTTTTCAGTTTTTTCAAGCCAACTAGCCGCGGCATTGATCCCAGCTTTGTAAATCTTTACTTCTTGTTGTTTTGACATCTTTTCGTTTGCCCAAACTTTATCTATTGCTGACTTAGCCTGTGCAATGGCGTTAAGATTTGCTTCATCGGAAGTATTTGGTCGTTTCCAAAAAATGTCAAAGTTATCTTTGGCAATTTGTAATTCTCGCTTTTGACCAAATAAAATATTGGGAATTACTAATAAAAAATAAAGAAAAATTAAATATCGTGCCTTGTACATGAGTATATGAACCGTAATTATTTGATAGGCAATATAGCTATTTTAGTGCGTCGTATTTGCTAATCAAAATCAGCGAAACCATGGTATCGGTTAGAATCCTTCCATTTAGATCGGGTACTAATCTTTATCTTATCATATTAATCCTCCTCTCGAATAGGTTCCTATTTGTAATAAAAGCTTTTAGATTGTTAGCCAAAGGTTTTAAATTTATAGAGCCTAAACACAAAGAATGATATCAACCAATACCCTTTACACTATTACCAAGATTCAATATGTAATTCTTCTCAAGAATGTACCAAATACTTACCCAGCGGCTAATTTTGTTTTAGAATACACCATTATCCCTAAGCTAAGGTATTTTCCTATTGACCTGCTACAATTCATTGATGGATATGATTATTTCGCACATGTTAAAGAACGTGATTCCGGAGGCCTTCAAGTATTGTTCTTTTCCATTGATGACGTGCTTAAATCGAATTCCACGAAAGCGAGTTTAGAGGCTTTCAAAATGTTGGGGCGGGTTGTTATTTTCCTGTTCAGCTATGAGTGTTTGCCTAGGATTTATGAGCTTTTAAACGTAGTTAATCGTATCAAATTGAGCCATTGGTACTTTTCCATTCAAGCGGCGGACAATCTAGTTGATGTCAATGGTCACCCGCGGTACTTTATGAATGCGGATGGATTATTTGCATTACTACATAGAGACTCTAAAAAGCTGGCAAATTACATATCGTCGAAAGTGAAGCACATGAAGAATCTTAGATTAAATGTGCCTAAGGTAAAGTTTGTAAATACCGAGTATGTGCATTTCCGACCAATTGTAAGCAACGTCCTGAATATCTTTCGTGCGGATAACATATTAAACATCGAAACCCATTATAATTGGGAAGACGCCCCGTTAGAAAACCGCCAAAAATTATTATTAACTTCTTTAAGAGATTTGGACGACATTCACTTGGCTTGGGGCGAAGAATTGGGAATAAGCTCATTCCGATCGCTTCCAACATTAATCATGATCTTTCCTTTTCACAATCCATTGTTTCGCGAAGCAGTATCCCAAGATAAGAGACAACTTTTTACCAAAGTGTTATTGGCTGAACAAACGAAAGACTATCAACATCATGTCCGATTAGATGAGGGAGATGATCCTGAAGCAGTCAAGGCAGCAAGCCGAGCACTTTCATCTGTACAATCGGATGTCTTCGATGGCATCGCCTATTTACATGCTTCTTTCCAATTTTCACCAGTCCTTAGATTTCCAATTCAAAGTTCGGAGTTGAATAAAGAACTTTCATTATTGAGTATGGGAAAAAGTAAGGGACTAAGACGTAGCGCAAATCGTTATAAATTGATACTACGGCTGGGTAGCAAATTTCACAATGTTTTTCTAGAGCCTGATCTGGAGGCGTATATCAGTGAAAGAAACGGTCAAATTTTAGTGGTATCTGATCTTCCGATAGAGTGGATGTTGATCAAAGGTGTGCCATTAGGTTTCCTTGGCGACGTTTGCCGTATTCAAGACTCGAATGTGCAAGGCTTTTTATTAAATTATTCCATAGCGAGCAAGATCAGATTTCAGTTGGGTGAGAAAGCTGTTGAAAAAGCTCTGGTACTTTTTAGCAGTAATGAAACAGACAAAGATGACTTTGAAAAGTCGATCGCCTTAGTGGAGTTCTACGGGAAGGAGCTACATTTCAACATCGGCCATGCTGGTAGCATTCAAGAGGTTAAGTCATTGATTGAAAAATATAAGCCACAAATACTGATTTTTGACTGCCATTGTGAGTTTGACAAAGAGACATTGCGGTGTTATTTACAAATTGGCGATGATCGTATGTATTCAAATGATATAGTAAAATATGGCATTGCAGCGCCTATTGTGTATTTATGTTGTTGCAATACCAATCCCAACTATGATAACCTTGACAAACTTCACGATGCATTTGTCGCCGCAGGCGCCATCACGGTAACCGGAACCTTTCTACCGCTAGATATGGAGCGCGGTACATTTGTCTATGTTCGGATGTTATCCTTATTACGTTCTAAACAAGAACGGTTGGCTTCAGGTAATTGGTTACATTTCGTCAGTTTTTGCATCAGGACATCTTTGATATGGGAAGCGCGTGGCAAGTGCTGGGTGAAGTTCAACCGAGCGCTCACCGATGAGGAAGAAGCGGTATTTATCCGACTGCTCGAAAAACTTCACAGCTTTGAACACCGGGCAGAGGTGTTCAACACGTTTGTAAACGAAGGACTCCGTATCTCAGATGAATTAATACTCAAACTGGAAGATACCAATCTTGAATTTATGTACTATTCACATTATGGCCGTCCTGATCTGATCAAATTTACTGGTTGACAAAAAATTATGCAACGCACGCTATAAAAGTTTAAAAGTATCAGCCCCCTTAGCCTCGGATCCAGCCTAAACGAAAAGTCGCAATTTGCAAGCATAAGAAGCAGATATATCCAATGGGGTACCTGCTTCTTACGATCTCAATGCTCATTAGCTATTTTAAAAAAGTGACAACTGCACCCTACTGTTTTTCATAGCCGCAATTGCATTTAGTGTCTTGTTTAGAATTTCCTGTTTATAATTAGTCGTATCTGCGTTACCCAAATATTTTGTCATTTGGGCTTTCATTTCCGCCAAAGCATCAGTTAATGCTGCATCACGACTAGCATACTTTTTGCAAAAAACGCAAAGTGGACTACTGCTTCCTGCCGTTCCATAATTACAGCTAAGTGCATAAGCCCATAAACCATTTGGGCCATGGCCTAAGCGTATCTCACTTTGCTCAAGTTGAATATCTTCTCGGTCTATAAACTTTGGTGAACTAAACCAACCATATTGATTGAAGGCAATTTCAGTAAAACCGAATTCCAGTGCCTTGCGGTGTTCATAGACATTCATTATAATCTGTCGGAGGCTATCGCCAAAGGAATTGAACCAATTCATTTTGACATAATCACCGGCGTTCACCGAAATTAATATTTCTGATAATAGGTCTTTTTCATATTTCATCAAATGATTACCTGCAACATAAGAGTCGATAGCGGGCTGGGACTGTAGGTTTAATGCTAACTTTTCCATGGTATGAAGTTTTTATTGCCCTATAGCACAAATCAAACTTTTTGTCAAGGGCCGTGGCGAAGCCCGGTTCATATACCCTTGACGGAAAGTTTGATTTGTGCTTGCTTTGCGTAAAGGCTTCATGCTATGGAAAGGAGAAATGCGGTTCGATCATCACCGTGTGTATAGATAGGTAAATAAAAGTCCCCTACACTCGCTGTAAGAGACTTTTAACCTAAACCTTATCACAAGAGCAAGCCAGAAAGCCTGCTCAGGCCAGCAATTTATAAAACTTTTTAGTATTCCTTTCTTAAAATGATAAACGTAGCGAACTCTTTGCCGCAAAATAATAGTCACTTTTGAATAGCAAGGGCTACATAAAGTTTATCGTCCAAATCGTCACCGTATCCAAACAAATAAAATTTTTTATAAATCCGTTTTAATATTCCGCGATAGGGATAGCAGCGGCATCCTGCGTAGCAGATATAGCGGATAGCCCGGGCCAAAGGCATCGCCCAGAAGTTATATTCTATTTCCCCTTCCTCTCTCTTCTTGTAGGCGGGTGCTTTACATAATCGAAATCAAAATCTAGAAGTTCTTTAGGATGGACTTCTAAGGCATTAGCAATTGCTTGTAAATGAGAAATGGCAAAATTGCTTTTACCACTAAGCATCAACCATACTTGCTTTTGAGTAAAACCAGTTCTTTCTACTATATCTTCTTGAACTATACCTTTTTGCAGGCGAATTTCTTCAATCCGCTTAGCAATTTGATCAATAAATTCTTGATTACGGTACTGTTCTGCCATTATCTATGTAAAGCAAGCACCAAAAAGAATTTATAAGTACGTCACTATTGACGTTATTATATATCTTCGTTATATTTGATAATGAATAATGCTAAATAAACCTGTGCATTAAAGCACATATGTTATTTTTGCGGATACTTCGAAAATATTGAAGCATTCGCTTTGAGTCTTGCTCTGGAAAATTTGCACTTTCAATATGAGCCCAAGATGAGAAGCCGGAATGCCCATGCTACAGGTATGGGCTCCCTTCTTGTTGGTGCTTAGGGCGTGCAAACCCTTCCAGAGCGATAAGTTGGGACCCATGCCTGTAGTATTTTAACAGCTATCCCCTTCAGCGGACTCCTTACTTGATATTTTAAATTCAGTGTAATGGATGACTTAAAGCCAACAAACGACAAACCTGATTTCGGTACCCTTACCGGGATAATGGAACGCTTTGCTCAAATTCCTTATGAGCAGTTCCAGCAGGAATTGCATGACTGGTTTTACACTTCGCTATCGGAAAAAGGGATTGATGCACAGCAATTGCAGGAAAGCGGTCTTGCCAACTTACCCAAACTGGTAAGCTCGATTTACCATGAAGCCGAACTGAAACAATTGTTGCACGATCAATCCATTTCCGATGAGCCAGGCGACGATTAAATCCACCATTTGGCTTCTTGTGATATGCCCTCCTGAGTGACACAGGGCCAGGGCAGCCTGCACCCAGTTAATAGTTAATCGCCGGTTGCCCTTTCCTTTCTGACTGACATTTCCAATCTCTTAACGCTCATGAAAAAAACGATACTCTCCGGTGTCCTGGCCGCGCTTTGCCTTTTCTCAAGGGTAATAGCCCAGGACCATCCGGCGTTAAAGCCACTCAAGCCCGGCGACCCGGTCCCTGATATTACTTTGACCGGTCTCCAAAACTATGCTGCGCCGACCCTCAAGCTGCACGATCTCCAGGACCGATTGGTCATCCTTGACTTTTGGGCGATGTGGTGCGCCTCCTGCATCAAAATGTTCCCGGCGATAGACAAGCTGCAGGAACAATATCAGGGGAAAGTGCTTTTTCTCGGCGTGAATGCCACCGGGGAAAAGCGAACGCAGATCGCTGCTTTCTTTAAAAAGCATGCCGGCGAATTCAGCTTTCCGAATGTTCCGGAGGACACGGTCCTCAAAAAGCTATTCCCGCATCATAGTATCCCGCATTACGTCTGGCTGTACCAGGGAAAGGTCGCCGCCATTACGGATGCCTTCGCAATCCATGCGGATACCATCGCACGGGTACTGGCCGGAAGCAGGGGCCCTCTTTACACGAAAGTTGACCAAACCCACCGGATGGATAAGCCGATCTT contains the following coding sequences:
- a CDS encoding caspase family protein, giving the protein MYKARYLIFLYFLLVIPNILFGQKRELQIAKDNFDIFWKRPNTSDEANLNAIAQAKSAIDKVWANEKMSKQQEVKIYKAGINAAASWLEKTEKSQPLADSALAILNTLTVPKANTYEHYLYGVAKSILKSAYGAIGNSYGAKSNYKSAYAAYENARMLDPTDTDLVLISAGTAYNAAIQDHAFTPIAREKYSKILNSDIKKTDDIYIQFSALCLIAKDTTAAIEILNKGIHQIPNSKELLGRQFLNHYKLNLIPSFIQQINTVAKTNPGGEWLPYYLGRAYDILIENINHRYQYAPRNEQSRLIEEKNGYLVKQEQAFRKAFQINSNDADIAAGLGGFYLEKAIKIYNTGINVTDKKRIADILAQTDHLLDQSYPFLKRASDLDILSESAQANLNLYYKLKPNTGRFGKTPEKLSYMQNNTFAKSNDNQLDSQPPEICISTPSVKEGGTFRYDKASITISGTTADSSGIYAVYTNGKEARVSSGKFTINVPLVFGDNPITVSSVDGRMNRKELKFVVHRESNLQIAEEANTEKAASATPQIRYVALIIGVQNYKDKEVETLDYPNKNAAAFAKLLQSSYKFAAGDIRLLKDPTREQVFDVLDSLSHALQPQDNLLIFYAGHGSWDNARQQGYWFLADAKKDKRSTWVSNGDIRESIIAMKSKHILLISDACFSGSIFKTRSGINAAPLPIQDLYRLPSMRAITSGTLETVPDNSVFVKFLLQQLESNKEKYLTATKLFSNMREQVIYNSPKHQIPQYGTISGTNDQGGDFIFILKD
- a CDS encoding helix-turn-helix domain-containing protein codes for the protein MAEQYRNQEFIDQIAKRIEEIRLQKGIVQEDIVERTGFTQKQVWLMLSGKSNFAISHLQAIANALEVHPKELLDFDFDYVKHPPTRRERKGK